A region of Mesorhizobium sp. M3A.F.Ca.ET.080.04.2.1 DNA encodes the following proteins:
- a CDS encoding putative quinol monooxygenase, with protein MYGLIGKMRAARGQRDAVMDVLRESTAALPGCLSYIIATDPVDADAIWVTEVWTDQASHKASLQLPQVQAAIAKAKPFIAGFEFQVETQPVGGFGLPADKSG; from the coding sequence ATGTACGGACTGATCGGCAAGATGCGGGCGGCGCGCGGCCAGCGCGACGCGGTCATGGACGTGCTGCGCGAAAGCACCGCCGCGCTCCCTGGCTGCCTCAGCTACATCATCGCCACCGACCCGGTCGACGCCGATGCGATCTGGGTGACCGAGGTGTGGACCGACCAGGCGAGCCACAAGGCCTCGCTGCAATTGCCGCAAGTCCAGGCAGCGATCGCCAAGGCGAAGCCCTTCATCGCCGGCTTCGAGTTCCAGGTCGAGACGCAGCCGGTGGGCGGCTTCGGCCTGCCCGCCGATAAGTCTGGCTGA
- a CDS encoding SDR family oxidoreductase, whose protein sequence is MTTLVIPDLAGKVVLVTGASTGIGAALAHAYARQKCRVALHYNSSRDAAERLANTIRDDGGEVFLTQGDFSLPSDVERVVEESAGHFGRLDGLVNNAGGMLGRVAYADQDEAHYDAVMDLNARSVLTASRKAIPWLKRQGGFIINTTSIAARNGAGGGAGLYGSSKAFVSNVTRGLAKELIGFGIRVNAVAPGTILTPFHERYSTADQVKAMVATIPQGRAGTAEDCVGAYLFLSSELLSGYIIGQVIEVNGGQLMP, encoded by the coding sequence ATGACGACACTTGTCATTCCCGACCTGGCCGGCAAGGTGGTGCTGGTCACCGGCGCGTCGACCGGCATCGGCGCTGCACTTGCCCATGCCTATGCCCGGCAGAAATGCCGCGTGGCGCTCCACTACAATTCGAGCCGCGACGCCGCCGAAAGGCTCGCCAATACCATCCGTGACGATGGCGGCGAGGTGTTTCTCACCCAGGGCGACTTTTCGCTGCCGTCCGATGTCGAGCGTGTGGTGGAGGAAAGTGCCGGACATTTCGGCCGGCTCGACGGGCTGGTCAACAATGCCGGCGGCATGCTCGGCCGCGTTGCCTATGCCGACCAGGACGAGGCGCACTACGACGCGGTAATGGACCTCAACGCCCGCTCGGTGCTGACCGCTTCCCGAAAAGCCATCCCGTGGCTGAAGCGCCAGGGCGGCTTCATCATCAACACCACTTCGATAGCCGCCCGCAACGGCGCCGGCGGCGGCGCCGGCCTTTACGGCTCATCCAAGGCCTTCGTCTCCAATGTGACCCGCGGCTTGGCCAAGGAGTTGATCGGCTTCGGCATCCGCGTCAATGCGGTCGCCCCCGGCACCATCCTCACGCCCTTCCATGAACGCTATTCGACCGCGGATCAGGTCAAGGCCATGGTCGCCACCATCCCACAGGGCCGCGCTGGAACGGCCGAGGATTGCGTCGGCGCCTATTTGTTCCTGTCGTCCGAGCTGCTGAGCGGCTACATCATCGGCCAGGTGATCGAGGTCAATGGCGGCCAGTTGATGCCGTGA
- a CDS encoding AbrB family transcriptional regulator encodes MDSSPEQPPLDKQPIERMARMRSPQQWLALLAVSLLFAAALELAALPAALLIGPMLAAILAGTNGATVRVPRLLFGSAQAVVGCLVAASISADIFPVFYAEWPLFLGAVTATLAASSLLGWLISRWRILPGTTAVWGSSPGAATAMVLMAGAFGADQRLVAFMQYLRVICVSMTAALVAKMWVDTSGVEVPPIIWFPPIEPLPFAATIAIAIVGGLAGKLCRLPSPFFLGTFIFGAVVHLGLGVPMQLPPWLLAISYAMVGWSIGLNFTRPILRHAMRALPQIVGSIVVLIAFCGGLAFLISHLTGVDPLTAYLATSPGGMDSVAIIAAAAQNVDISFVMALQSARFLIVLLLGPSMARLIARSVRE; translated from the coding sequence ATGGACTCCTCGCCAGAGCAGCCGCCTCTCGACAAACAGCCCATTGAACGCATGGCGCGCATGCGCTCGCCACAGCAGTGGCTGGCGCTGCTGGCGGTCTCGCTGCTGTTCGCCGCTGCGCTGGAACTCGCAGCACTGCCAGCGGCGCTGCTCATTGGCCCGATGCTGGCGGCGATCCTCGCCGGCACCAATGGCGCCACCGTGCGCGTGCCGCGCCTGCTCTTCGGCTCCGCGCAGGCCGTGGTGGGTTGCCTAGTCGCCGCTTCGATCTCGGCCGACATCTTCCCGGTCTTCTATGCCGAATGGCCGCTTTTTCTCGGTGCTGTCACGGCCACGCTCGCGGCTTCCAGCCTGCTCGGCTGGCTGATCAGCCGCTGGCGCATTTTGCCGGGCACCACGGCAGTCTGGGGCTCCTCGCCGGGTGCCGCCACCGCCATGGTGCTGATGGCGGGCGCCTTCGGTGCCGACCAGCGACTCGTCGCCTTCATGCAGTATCTGCGCGTCATCTGCGTCTCGATGACGGCTGCGCTTGTCGCGAAGATGTGGGTCGACACATCCGGCGTCGAAGTGCCGCCGATCATCTGGTTTCCGCCGATCGAACCGCTGCCGTTCGCCGCCACCATCGCCATCGCAATCGTCGGCGGTCTTGCGGGAAAACTCTGCCGGCTGCCCTCGCCATTTTTTCTCGGCACCTTCATCTTCGGCGCGGTAGTCCATCTCGGCCTCGGCGTGCCGATGCAACTGCCGCCCTGGCTGCTGGCCATCAGCTACGCCATGGTCGGCTGGTCGATCGGATTGAACTTCACGCGGCCGATCCTGCGCCACGCGATGCGGGCACTGCCGCAGATCGTCGGCTCGATCGTGGTGCTGATCGCCTTCTGCGGCGGCCTTGCCTTCCTCATCAGTCACCTGACCGGCGTCGATCCGCTGACCGCCTATCTGGCGACCAGCCCCGGCGGCATGGACAGCGTCGCCATCATTGCCGCCGCGGCGCAGAACGTCGACATCTCCTTCGTCATGGCGCTGCAGTCAGCCCGCTTCCTGATCGTGCTGCTGCTTGGGCCGAGCATGGCCCGCCTGATCGCCAGAAGCGTTAGGGAATAG
- a CDS encoding TonB-dependent siderophore receptor, producing the protein MRKRPTTWRQEIAVLAGAAVLSQALPAAAQDSADATVLGNIDVTAESDDILVQDGYVAKKDRIGTKIDTPIAKIPQAVSVVTQKQIEDQKPRTLNDALGYTASANPNSFGFDTRYDAFFLRGFQAFYNGMFRDGLRQYNGPSAWFKTEPYGIEGVTILKGPASSLYGISGPGGIVNVVTKRPKDEPFHEIELLAGEHNRFQAALDASGPVNGDGSLLYRFTSLGRLSETDLPAYPDDKLYLAPAFTFKPDEDTKLTILGEYSKSVTGGTAAFYNSAYGVLSNVYEGDPAWNDFSQDQGRLGYEFEHRFNDVLTVRQNLRYDAVDSDIEYSGHYSIGANQPLQRYWGHYTEKMKNFVVDNMAQFEFDTGPIRHTAIAGLDYAWSNYDAGSGVSFVSVEDIESAPVPYYGGQRMNQLGTYLHDQMEWNDFTLFASGRYDWVDTTSTAADSSQSRQKDSAFSGRVGLSYQTEWGITPYVNYSTSFSPNIGFVYDDINSDVSHVARPTIATQKEIGVKYEIPDRNATVSAALFDIHQQDGVVFDASTGINKQRQLDLNSRGFELEGNASLANGFSFIASYTYLRMKIERGAEGTVGKELSATPNHILSLWGHYQFENGALGGLGLGTGLRFAGASYGDDTNTFKNDARAFVDASLSYDFGYRNAKLEGVKLQVNAKNLFDNQQTICSAGYCYRDEGRSLFGSLRYRF; encoded by the coding sequence ATGCGCAAACGGCCGACGACATGGCGCCAGGAAATAGCAGTGCTGGCCGGAGCCGCCGTGCTTAGCCAGGCGTTACCGGCCGCAGCGCAGGACAGCGCCGACGCCACGGTGCTCGGCAACATCGACGTCACCGCCGAGAGCGATGATATCCTCGTGCAGGACGGTTATGTCGCCAAGAAGGACCGCATCGGCACCAAGATTGATACGCCGATCGCCAAGATCCCGCAGGCGGTTTCGGTCGTCACTCAGAAGCAGATCGAGGATCAGAAGCCGCGCACGCTGAACGATGCGCTGGGCTACACGGCGAGCGCCAATCCCAACAGCTTCGGCTTCGACACCCGCTACGACGCCTTCTTCCTGCGCGGCTTCCAGGCCTTCTACAACGGCATGTTCCGTGACGGGCTGCGCCAGTACAACGGACCTTCGGCCTGGTTCAAGACCGAGCCCTACGGCATCGAGGGCGTGACCATTCTCAAGGGCCCTGCGTCCTCGCTCTATGGCATCAGCGGGCCCGGCGGCATCGTCAATGTCGTCACCAAGCGCCCCAAGGACGAGCCGTTCCACGAGATCGAATTGCTGGCCGGCGAGCACAACCGCTTTCAGGCTGCACTCGATGCCTCCGGCCCGGTGAACGGCGACGGCAGCCTGCTTTACCGCTTCACCAGCCTCGGCCGCCTGAGCGAGACAGACCTGCCTGCCTATCCCGACGACAAGCTCTATCTGGCGCCGGCCTTCACCTTCAAGCCGGACGAGGACACCAAGCTCACCATTCTCGGCGAATATTCGAAGTCCGTCACCGGCGGCACCGCGGCCTTCTACAATTCGGCCTATGGCGTGCTGTCGAATGTCTATGAAGGCGATCCTGCCTGGAACGATTTCAGCCAAGACCAGGGCCGCCTCGGCTATGAGTTCGAGCACCGCTTCAACGACGTGCTGACGGTACGGCAGAACCTGCGCTACGACGCCGTCGACAGCGACATCGAGTATAGCGGCCACTATTCGATCGGGGCCAACCAGCCGCTGCAGCGCTACTGGGGCCACTATACCGAGAAGATGAAGAACTTCGTCGTCGACAACATGGCGCAGTTCGAGTTCGACACTGGGCCGATCAGGCACACCGCGATCGCCGGCCTCGACTATGCGTGGTCGAACTATGACGCCGGCAGCGGCGTGTCCTTCGTCTCCGTCGAAGACATCGAATCCGCGCCGGTTCCCTACTATGGCGGCCAGCGGATGAACCAGCTCGGCACCTATCTGCACGACCAGATGGAGTGGAACGACTTCACCCTGTTCGCCAGCGGCCGCTACGACTGGGTGGACACCACTTCCACTGCTGCCGATTCCAGCCAGTCGAGGCAGAAGGACAGCGCCTTTTCCGGCCGGGTCGGCCTCTCCTACCAGACCGAATGGGGCATCACGCCCTACGTGAACTACTCGACCTCGTTCTCGCCCAACATCGGCTTCGTCTATGACGACATCAACAGCGACGTCAGCCACGTCGCCCGGCCGACCATTGCGACGCAGAAGGAGATCGGCGTCAAATACGAGATACCGGACCGCAATGCCACGGTCAGCGCTGCCCTGTTCGACATCCACCAGCAGGACGGCGTCGTCTTCGATGCCTCGACCGGCATCAACAAGCAGCGTCAGCTTGACCTCAACTCGCGCGGTTTCGAGCTGGAGGGAAATGCCTCCCTCGCCAACGGCTTCAGCTTCATCGCCTCCTACACCTATCTGCGCATGAAGATCGAGCGTGGCGCGGAAGGCACGGTCGGCAAGGAGCTCTCGGCAACGCCGAACCATATCCTGTCGCTCTGGGGCCACTACCAGTTCGAGAACGGCGCGCTGGGGGGACTGGGCCTTGGCACCGGCCTGCGCTTCGCCGGCGCCAGTTACGGCGACGACACCAACACTTTCAAGAACGACGCGCGCGCCTTCGTCGATGCCTCGCTGTCCTACGATTTCGGCTATCGCAATGCCAAGCTGGAAGGCGTGAAACTTCAGGTCAACGCCAAGAACCTGTTCGACAACCAGCAGACGATCTGCTCCGCAGGCTATTGCTACCGCGACGAAGGCCGCTCGCTGTTCGGGAGCCTGCGCTACCGCTTCTGA